A stretch of DNA from Planococcus antarcticus DSM 14505:
ATGACTCTTTTTTTCGTTTTACCGGAAACGTAGCTGTGAACCATCATGCCTAACATCACCAATAGAAGGCCAATCAAAGATAAGTTGGATGGCAAGGCGATGGACAAGAAAAGAATTTCTCCAGACAAAGCAAATAAAACTTCCAACGATTGTATGGCTTCGACTGCACCTAATTTCTACATGTTTCCCCTGACTAAGTCCGTGGCTTTAAAGAAAACCACCGTAGCAATGACTCCGGAACTGATTGCTACAATAAAGGTTTGGTAGCTTTGCGAAGCAGTCGGACCACCGACAGCGATCAGTCCATAAAGCGATAACATTAGCCAAAAAGGCAAACTCGCTAATGTCATTCCTAAAACTCGTTGATATGCATCCAGTCTATCACCGCATGGATCCATCATTTTTCTATTGCCCAATGGATATGCAAAAGTAGCAATAATAACGGGAATAAAACAAAACCATAAAGTCGCAGAAGGAACGGCTGCTATATGTTCTACCTGCATCAGACATACCCCGGCTAATATGATAAAAGAAATCAGTAAGCCTTTCGAAGGGATTTTCCTTCGCATATAAACGTTGTCTTTATTACTATGTGCGGTAATTAAAAATAAGGGTGTAAGGAGAGTATCCGCAATAATAGTGATTTGCCATGTTCCTGCAATCAACGAGCTAGGAGAATAGGCAGCGGCAAAACACAAGGGAGCATAAAAAAAACGAATCCGATAAAACTCCATAACACCCAAGCTTCTTTATTTTTGCTCATCTCTTGTAGTAGGGGGCTTTAGATTTTTTCGGGAAAGAACGATCATCAGCAAAAAGGGCACCATAAAAATATAGCGAAGAGAGGCACTCCCAATCCAGCTTCCGCCAACTGTTTCCGTCGTAGCGTTCAGCAAAAAAGTAAAAGCAAAGAAAAAAGCTACGATAATACCGAAAATAATAGGTTTCACCTTATGTCCTCCTAAAACAAAAGCATATAAATTATTCATCCACTATAGCGCAAGTATTCAGTTCTTCAAAGTATTATTTGGATATAAAAAAAGGATTTCCATAGAAATCCCTTTTTAAGCATCTTATTATAGAAGGTAATCAATCAGCAATCCGATTCCAAGTAAAAACGCGACAAATGTATTTGTTTTACCGGTATCCTTCATCGCGGGCATCACTTTTAGCGGTGCCGTGAAGTGTTTGAAAATCTGGACGACTTTGATAGGTTTTAGCACGCTGAGGAATACCAGTAAAGCCCAAGGTGTCAGCGTCCCTGTGATCACTAAAATTACAATCCAAGCATAGGCTAGTATGAAGAACATCATTAGAATGTTTACTGCTGCGGGTCTTCTGACTAATATTGCAAGCGTATTACGGCCGCTCTCCTCGTCTCCGACAATATCGCGGATATTATTGGCCAACATAATTGCAGCTACCAGCAAAGTACTCGGTACAGCAAGTAAAGAAGCCTCCCATGTAACCATTCCAGTTTGAATGTAGAAGGCAATGATAACAATTAAATAGCCCATGACCACTCCGGAAAAGAGCTCACCGAAAGGAGTATAAGCAATGGGATAAGGTCCGCCAGTATAAAGATAGCCGATCATCATCGCTACTCCGCCAACAACCAAAAGCCACCAGCTGGTTTGTGAACAAATATAGATGCCGATGACCGCGGCGATCCCGTAGAACATTAGAGCTAACGCTAAAACGGTTTTCGGTTTGACTCCGTTCCGAACGATTGCGCCGCCGATGCCGACAGAATTTTCATTATCTAAGCCTCTAGCGAAATCATAATACTCGTTGAACATATTAGTAGCTGCCTGAATCAATAAACTTGCAACAAGCATAGCCAAGAATAAAATCCAGTCGATCGGGGAATGATTTAAAGCAATCATCGTTCCTAAGAAGACAGGAGCGAAGGATGCGGTTAAAGTATGGGGCCGGGTTAGTTGCCACCAGACGCGCCATCCGCTGTCTGCCTGTAGTGAATGTGTCATATCTATCTCTCCTTTAATTCTTTCCACTGTTCATTGTACTTCAAATATAGAAGGGAATACAGCAAATGATGTGCTGATTTTAGCAGAAAAGAGTATGATAGAAGGTAGATATTAAAAAGTAGAAAAGTAAGTGGAATAAACGAGACTCTTGTCTTAAAACGGAGGTAATCAGGTGAATTCAGAATCGTCTTCATCGACCCAAAAATCTACGGAAAGCCATTACGAAGGCTACCGTTTTTATACCGAAACAATCGAAGTCACTCGCATGTCAGCATTGGCATTCTTTGAAGCCGGGGGAGATGAATACTTAGGAAAACGCATGTACTGGCAGAATCGTGAAAAGACCTTCACGTTGGTTGGAATCGGACATGCCCATGTCCTTTCTACAAACAAAGCAACAGGGCGATTTAAGAAAATCAAGGATGACTGGAAGAACCTTTGCAAACAAATCGTCAATGAAGAAAGTTCTGTCCAGCCAGTCCTATTCGGAGGATTTTCGTTCGATCCCTTAAATAGCAAATCGAGTGAATGGACACGGTTTCCACAGGCTTATTTTGCGGTGCCAACTTTTCAGTTGGTTTTAAAAGGTGAGCAGGCTTTTGTCAGCATTCATTTAATTACGGAACAACAAGAGAGCTATGCAGAATTTGATGCGATGCGTAAAGAACGTGATAAACTGATCCATGCGGCACAGGTATCTGAAGTCGATAAATATGATAAACCACAGGCAACTGGCCGCATAGAACTAAGAAAAGAAGAGTACCTGGAT
This window harbors:
- a CDS encoding 1,4-dihydroxy-2-naphthoate polyprenyltransferase; this encodes MTHSLQADSGWRVWWQLTRPHTLTASFAPVFLGTMIALNHSPIDWILFLAMLVASLLIQAATNMFNEYYDFARGLDNENSVGIGGAIVRNGVKPKTVLALALMFYGIAAVIGIYICSQTSWWLLVVGGVAMMIGYLYTGGPYPIAYTPFGELFSGVVMGYLIVIIAFYIQTGMVTWEASLLAVPSTLLVAAIMLANNIRDIVGDEESGRNTLAILVRRPAAVNILMMFFILAYAWIVILVITGTLTPWALLVFLSVLKPIKVVQIFKHFTAPLKVMPAMKDTGKTNTFVAFLLGIGLLIDYLL